The Niabella beijingensis genomic interval CTTTAATCAAATTCGCAACATTATTTGCCGCACGGTTTTTAAGCCGGTCGCCCGAAATCACATCCACAGCACCTGTAAGGTTACTTTTTTTCTGTGTTCCATAGCCCACAACGATGACTTCGTCCATTGCATTTTTTGACACTTTCATCGTAGCATCCACCGTTGCGGAGGCGCCCACCTCCAGCCGTAAGGTATCCATCCCTATATACGTAAATACAAGCCACTTCCCGGGGCTAGCCGAAATGGTATACCGGCCGTTCTGATCCGAAAGAGCGGCATCGGTGGCGCCCTCCACATTTACGGTAACGCCCTCTAAAAGGGTATTGCTTCCTTCCTGTGTGATCTGACCCGTAATCGTTTTTGTTTGTGCATTCAGTTCCAAACGGGATGCGCCCGCAAACAAAAACCAAAGAAGCAGACACAGGTACAAAAGATGTTCTTTTTTCATTTGTAACAAGTTTTTCGTTTAGTATTTATAAGCGCTCCGGTAATCGCCCTGAAAACTTCAGGGTGACCGGTTATTTCAGAAGGATTCACCGAACGATTCTCCAAAGCCATGTCTGAAAAACCGCTGCATGATCCATTATTAATCCGCTAACCTCGCCCCGGATACCCGCATAAAACAGATTAATCAATTGTTTCCTTTGGCGGCTGGTTCCGTCCGGCTCCCACATACCCTTTATTCTGATTGATGATTCCCTGGGAGTTGGCATCAATTACTGTTTGAGGCACCGGCCACAGTACATGATAGGGGCTCAGTGTGAATTCATCCCCCGCAACTGTTTTGACCCCCTTGTTAAAGAATTCTGTTTTTTCTATCATCCGGTCATACCAGAAATTCGTCTCTGAAAAATTCTGCAGGGTATATACTTTACCGTTATAGGCCGCTTTGCCGGTTTTTGCAAAAATGAATGCGATCCTTGTCAGCTCACATTTCCGGGGCTCCTCATAAAAAAGTTCCCTTGCCCGCTCATCCAGAATGGTTCCGATATTCAGCGCGCCGGCATCGGTATAGGAGGCTGCGCCGGCACGGGTCCTTACGGCATTTATATCGGCCAGGGCCAATGCATTCTCCCCTTTCCAGTAATGGGCCTCTGCGCGCAGCAGGTAGGTTTCTGCCAGCCGGAAAATATACCAGTCCGTATTGCCTCCGCGGGGTTGTACCCGTATGGGATCCGGAATAAACAATTTGTAATGGGGCCATCCGCCGCACCAGTTACGAATGGAATCTTTTGTTAATACACGTCCCTGATCATCTTTGAGCTGCAAATGCTTTCCATAATAGGGATCTTTACCCTTTAGCTGCGGGTTATTATAGACCAGGTCTTCCATCCGCATCCAGTTGCCCGGAGCATGCCGCAGATCATTGGGGTCATCCCATATCATGCGGGTACTGTAATTGGTACCCCTGCCCTTGTTTACACCACCACCCACCTGTTCTACCTGCGGGATCTCCAGGCCATTTACCTTGGAGCATCCGGGATTGCCGTTCGGGGTCATAATAGCATTGGTAGTATTTCCCCAGTTGGGCGTAAAAATATACATCGACGTCATGCCATTGGCTATATTGCCCGGCATCCCGTACCGGTCGATCACCGAAAATATTTCTTCCTTATTAGCTGGACTTGTTTTGTTCAAAGGCCGGTGCAGATCCCATATTACATTCTTTGCCGGGTCATTGGCATCCGTTCCAAACCGGGTAGTCATAAGACTATAATTACCACTAATAACTTTTGTAGCCGCTTC includes:
- a CDS encoding RagB/SusD family nutrient uptake outer membrane protein, whose translation is MNRLLIYIKGAALLFTAICMAPGCKRDFLRPNPLSVSTPDATLVDAKAMYAVLASSTRNIRDHYMDGTFAPAMFTEYLFTESMIDGTTDKTFPSRDMNRLVIPDGVLNDPSYNRIGDCWNKAYDAVKSASLVIYNIDKPVYASDNEKNAVLGTAYFHRAFWYYLLVNRFGDVPWISKQITAPQLDFYSTSREAILKRLRTDLVFATQWVPETIDKGKISRAACYHLLAKVCLALGEFDAAVEAATKVISGNYSLMTTRFGTDANDPAKNVIWDLHRPLNKTSPANKEEIFSVIDRYGMPGNIANGMTSMYIFTPNWGNTTNAIMTPNGNPGCSKVNGLEIPQVEQVGGGVNKGRGTNYSTRMIWDDPNDLRHAPGNWMRMEDLVYNNPQLKGKDPYYGKHLQLKDDQGRVLTKDSIRNWCGGWPHYKLFIPDPIRVQPRGGNTDWYIFRLAETYLLRAEAHYWKGENALALADINAVRTRAGAASYTDAGALNIGTILDERARELFYEEPRKCELTRIAFIFAKTGKAAYNGKVYTLQNFSETNFWYDRMIEKTEFFNKGVKTVAGDEFTLSPYHVLWPVPQTVIDANSQGIINQNKGYVGAGRNQPPKETID